One genomic window of Notamacropus eugenii isolate mMacEug1 chromosome 6, mMacEug1.pri_v2, whole genome shotgun sequence includes the following:
- the LOC140510553 gene encoding large ribosomal subunit protein eL43-like has translation MLAINNDPPSPSSSPITGNIAKHTKKVGIVGKYGTHYGTSLRKMVKNIEISQHAKYTCSFCGKTKMKRRTVGIWHCGSCMKTVAAGAWTYNTTSAVTVKSAIRRLKELKDQ, from the coding sequence atgttagctattaacaATGACCCTCCCTCTCCGAGTTCCAGCCCCATAACTGGCAACATAGCTAAACATACTAAGAAGGTCGGAATAGTTGGTAAATATGGAACACATTATGGTACATCCCTCAGAAAAATGGTGAAGAATATTGAAATTAGCCAGCATGCCAAGTATACCTGCTCCTTCTGTGGCAAGACCAAAATGAAGAGACGGACAGTGGGTATTTGGCATTGTGGATCCTGTATGAAAACAGTAGCTGCTGGAGCATGGACATACAATACCACCTCTGCAGTCACAGTCAAATCTGCCATcagaagactgaaggaattgaaaGACCAGTAA